The following coding sequences are from one Oncorhynchus nerka isolate Pitt River linkage group LG6, Oner_Uvic_2.0, whole genome shotgun sequence window:
- the LOC115130692 gene encoding protocadherin-10-like isoform X2, with protein MIVLFLLLCIADGVVSQIRYSVPEEAGHGTFVGNIAEDLGLDMTKIASRRFQVVPSSRTPYLEVNMENGILFINEKIDREQICKQSASCLLHLEVFLENPLELFRVEIEVVDINDNPPSFPETDITVEISESAVPGTRFPLESAFDPDVGSNALRTYDITTNNYFYLDVQTQTDGNKFAELVLEKSLDREQQASHRYVLTAVDGGQPPRTGTALLVVKVLDSNDNVPVFDQPVYSVSLQENTPAGTLVIQLNATDLDEGQNGEIVYSFSNHISSRVKDLFAIDARTGRIEVRSEVDFEESSLYQIFVQAKDLGPNAVAAHCKVLVKIMDVNDNAPDITFSTVTESVSERAAPGTVIALLSVTDKDAEENGKIHVEILGDVPFKLKPSFRNYFTIVTDGPLNRENADSYSVTVVARDTGTPSLATSKSIKVQVSDENDNAPTFTQPIYDVYVTENNVPGAYIHAVTALDPDVGQNALISYSIMECDIQGMSVKTYVSINEETGYLYALRSFDYEQLKDFTFMVQAKDAGSPELFSNATVKVIIVDQNDNPPSVIAPLGKNGTAREPLPRSAEPGYLVTRIIAMDADDGENARLSYSIQRGNENGMFRMDWRTGELRTARRVSTKRDPNQMYDLLIEVRDHGQPPLSSTASVFVVLVDSVVEDHRERGTAKSKETSLDLTLILIIALGSVSFIFLLAMIVLAVRCQKDKKLNIYTCLTSDCCLGCATCCSRHARARKKKLSKSDIMLVQSANVTGAGTAQVPVEESGSFGSHHQNQNYCYQVCLTPESAKTDLMFLKPCSPSRSTDTEHNPCGAIVTGYTDQQPDIISNGSILSSETKHQRAELSYLVDRPRRVNSSAFQEADLVSSKDSGHGDSEQGDSDHDATNRGHSAGTDLFSNCTEECKALGHSDRCWMPSFVPSDGRQAADYRSNLHVPGMDSVPDTERGKGFASSFRVDIPESV; from the exons ATGATTGTGCTATTCCTTTTGCTGTGTATCGCGGATGGAGTGGTCTCTCAGATACGCTACTCTGTGCCGGAGGAGGCTGGACACGGCACGTTCGTAGGGAATATCGCCGAGGACCTGGGACTGGACATGACCAAAATCGCTTCACGCCGCTTCCAGGTTGTGCCCAGCTCGCGGACGCCGTACCTGGAAGTGAACATGGAGAACGGGATTCTGTTCATCAACGAGAAAATTGACCGGGAGCAGATCTGCAAGCAGAGTGCCAGCTGTCTTTTACACCTTGAAGTGTTTCTGGAGAACCCACTCGAGCTGTTCCGCGTGGAGATAGAGGTCGTGGATATCAATGACAATCCGCCCAGCTTCCCCGAAACCGACATCACCGTAGAGATCTCGGAGAGCGCAGTCCCCGGTACCCGGTTTCCCCTAGAGAGCGCATTCGATCCGGACGTGGGTTCCAATGCGCTGCGCACATACGACATCACCACCAATAACTACTTCTACTTGGATGTGCAGACGCAGACCGACGGGAACAAATTCGCAGAACTGGTGCTAGAGAAGTCACTGGACCGGGAGCAGCAGGCGTCCCACAGGTATGTGCTGACTGCAGTGGACGGAGGCCAGCCGCCACGGACAGGCACTGCTCTGCTGGTGGTCAAAGTGCTGGATTCTAACGACAACGTGCCCGTGTTTGACCAGCCAGTGTACTCAGTGAGTCTTCAGGAGAACACACCGGCGGGGACCCTCGTTATCCAGCTGAACGCCACGGACTTAGACGAGGGGCAGAATGGGGAGATAGTGTATTCATTCAGTAACCACATCTCCAGCCGCGTCAAGGACCTGTTCGCCATAGACGCGCGCACTGGACGCATCGAGGTGCGCAGTGAGGTGGATTTTGAGGAGAGCAGTTTATATCAAATATTCGTTCAGGCGAAAGATCTCGGACCCAATGCCGTGGCCGCGCACTGTAAAGTTCTGGTGAAAATAATGGACGTAAATGATAATGCTCCTGATATCACATTCAGCACAGTGACCGAGTCGGTGAGTGAAAGGGCAGCCCCGGGCACCGTTATAGCCCTGCTGAGCGTGACTGACAAAGATGCTGAGGAAAACGGAAAGATTCACGTTGAAATCCTCGGTGACGTCCCGTTCAAACTCAAACCCTCCTTTAGGAACTATTTCACCATTGTAACAGATGGACCCCTAAATAGAGAGAATGCTGACTCTTATTCAGTGACTGTAGTTGCCAGGGATACAGGGACCCCTTCCCTTGCCACCAGTAAATCAATCAAAGTGCAAGTGTCGGATGAAAATGACAATGCGCCAACGTTTACGCAACCCATATATGATGTGTATGTGACTGAAAACAATGTGCCAGGTGCTTATATCCACGCTGTGACCGCTCTGGACCCAGATGTTGGACAGAACGCTCTCATTAGTTACTCCATAATGGAGTGCGATATTCAGGGTATGTCTGTGAAAACATATGTGTCAATCAACGAAGAGACGGGCTACCTTTACGCACTCAGATCATTCGATTACGAGCAGTTAAAAGACTTCACTTTCATGGTTCAGGCGAAAGATGCAGGTAGCCCTGAGCTCTTCTCGAACGCCACGGTCAAAGTAATCATCGTGGACCAGAATGACAACCCTCCCTCCGTTATTGCTCCTCTTGGTAAAAATGGCACTGCTAGAGAGCCTCTGCCCCGCTCCGCCGAGCCTGGCTACCTGGTAACCCGTATCATCGCCATGGATGCAGACGACGGAGAGAACGCACGGCTCTCCTACAGCATCCAGCGGGGGAACGAGAACGGCATGTTCCGCATGGACTGGAGGACAGGAGAATTGCGCACTGCCCGGCGCGTCTCCACCAAGCGGGACCCAAACCAGATGTATGACCTGTTGATAGAGGTGAGGGACCACGgccagccacccctctcctccaccgcCAGTGTGTTCGTGGTGCTGGTGGACAGTGTGGTGGAGGACCATCGGGAGAGGGGCACCGCCAAGTCCAAGGAGACCTCGCTGGACCTCACCCTCATCCTCATCATCGCCCTGGGCTCAGTCTCCTTCATCTTCCTCCTGGCTATGATCGTGCTGGCCGTGCGCTGCCAGAAGGACAAAAAGCTCAACATCTACACGTGCCTCACTAGTGATTGCTGCCTCGGGTGCGCCACATGCTGCAGCAGGCATGCGCGAGCCCGCAAGAAAAAGCTCAGCAAGTCCGATATAATGCTGGTGCAGAGCGCCAACGTCACCGGGGCCGGTACAGCTCAGGTGCCAGTGGAAGAGTCCGGGAGCTTCGGCTCTCACCACCAAAACCAGAACTATTGCTACCAGGTATGTCTGACTCCGGAGTCGGCCAAAACCGACCTCATGTTCCTAAAGCCGTGTAGCCCATCTAGGAGCACAGACACGGAACACAACCCGTGCGGGGCCATAGTGACAGGGTACACTGACCAGCAGCCTGACATCATATCAAACGGCAGCATTTTATCAAGCGAG ACCAAACACCAGCGAGCCGAGCTCAGTTACCTGGTGGACAGACCTCGGCGTGTGAATAG TTCGGCTTTCCAAGAAGCGGATCTCGTAAGCTCTAAAGACAGTGGTCATGGTGACAGCGAGCAAGGCGACAGTGACCATGACGCCACCAATCGAGGTCACTCTGCCG